The following proteins are encoded in a genomic region of Oncorhynchus kisutch isolate 150728-3 linkage group LG18, Okis_V2, whole genome shotgun sequence:
- the cdk8 gene encoding cyclin-dependent kinase 8 isoform X1: MDYDFKVMLTGERERVEDLFEYEGCKVGRGTYGHVYKAKRKDGKDDKDYALKQIEGTGISMSACREIALLRELKHPNVISLQKVFLSHADRKVWLLFDYAEHDLWHIIKFHRASKANKKPLQLPRGMVKSLLYQILDGIHYLHANWVLHRDLKPANILVMGEGPERGRVKIADMGFARLFNSPLKPLADLDPVVVTFWYRAPELLLGARHYTKAIDIWAIGCIFAELLTSEPIFHCRQEDIKTSNPYHHDQLDRIFNVMGFPAEKDWEDIKKMPEHSTLMKDFRRNTYTNCSLIKYMEKHKVKPDSKAFHLLQKLLTMDPIRRITSEQAMQDPYFLEEPLPTSDVFAGCQIPYPKREFLTEEEPEDKAEKVRNKNQQQGNNHTNGAGHTGNPDNSHAQGPPLKKVRVVPPVTTSSGLIMTSDYQRSNPHAAYQNPGPSTSLPQNSIGYSSTSQQPPQYSHQTHRY, translated from the exons ATGGACTACGATTTCAAAGTGATGCTGAccggagagagagaacgtgtcgAGGACCTGTTTGAATACGAGGGATGCAAAGTGGGAAGAGGCACCTACGGTCATGTATacaaagcaaagagaaaagatgG GAAGGATGATAAGGACTACGCCCTCAAGCAGATTGAAGGCACTGGCATCTCTATGTCGGCCTGCAGAGAGATTGCA TTACTGCGGGAGCTGAAGCATCCTAATGTGATCTCACTGCAGAAGGTGTTCCTGTCACACGCAGACCGCAAAGTCTGGCTGCTCTTCGACTATGCTGAGCATGATCTCTGG cACATCATAAAGTTCCACAGGGCGTCCAAGGCTAATAAGAAGCCCCTGCAACTGCCCAGGGGGATGGTCAAGTCCCTGCTCTACCAGATCCTGGACGGCATCCATTACTTACACGCCAACTGGGTCCTACACAGAGACCTG AAACCTGCAAACATCCTAGTGATGGGGGAGGGGCCGGAGAGGGGTCGAGTAAAGATCG CGGACATGGGCTTTGCCCGCCTCTTTAACTCACCACTGAAGCCTTTAGCAGATCTGGACCCTGTGGTGGTCACCTTCTGGTACAGGGCACCAGAGCTACTGCTAGGTGCCAGGCACTACACCAAAGCCATCG ACATTTGGGCGATTGGCTGCATCTTTGCCGAGCTGTTGACGTCTGAGCCCATCTTCCACTGTCGCCAAGAGGACATCAAGACCAGTAACCCCTACCACCACGACCAGCTGGACCGCATCTTCAACGTCATGGGCTTCCCCGCTG AGAAGGACTGGGAAGACATCAAGAAGATGCCGGAGCACTCCACTCTGATGAAAGACTTCAGGAGGAACAC GTATACAAACTGCAGCCTTATAAAATACATGGAGAAACACAAAGTCAAACCAGACAGCAAAGCATTCCACTTG CTCCAGAAGCTGCTGACTATGGACCCGATCCGCAGGATCACATCTGAGCAGGCCATGCAGGACCCTTACTTCCTGGAGGAACCACTGCCCACCTCAGA tgtgtttgcagGCTGCCAGATCCCATACCCCAAGAGGGAGTTCCTGACAGAGGAGGAACCAGAGGATAAGGCAGAGAAAGTCAGAAAT AAGAACCAGCAGCAGGGGAACAACCACACCAACGGGGCAGGACATACTGGTAACCCTGACAACAGCCACGCACAGGGCCCTCCCCTAAAGAAGGTGCGAGTGGTCCCGCCCGTCACTACCTCAAGTGGCCTCATTATGACCTCAGACTACCAG
- the rnf6 gene encoding E3 ubiquitin-protein ligase RNF6 isoform X1, with the protein MDSVVLTWFMAKADSMVMDPPSGQDERRRQAERLRREEAYYHFINELSEEEYRLMRDSNLLGTPGEVTAEELRQRLDGAKERVSSQPRPEPLPQNTEAGEEEGSSIEGEESEGGAATAEPGAETSNGDSLLEWLNTFRRTGNATRSGQSGNQTWRAVSRTNPNSGEFRFSLEININHEQPEPGEHSDAPDPSELSPVPPPSTASSASIRTAPYTPARPSPYPLPRATQGRRAQIRRTRSSTTIPLTPAPLTTPLPPPTALSGTAALNLPPPPVPITPPILQDQISPPQLQPPSRASSPGEGQDEGLPTLDFPRVPPQSGPQVASVGREPRSSRTRSRGRTRRAAAGGGTTSRSSRRRSRSPLQRNPAPNSATLPPSGGNGNGVSNNGHTAEPGNRTASVSMETGEAVSEPAVLAEPGPEAGEQEGEAHSAGSGGAGGVRRHPTIMLDLQVRRIRPGENRDRDSIASRTRSRARAAENTVTFESDSGGFRRTISRSERAGIRTYVSTIRIPLRRISETGLGEPSSTALRSILRQIMTGFGELSSLMETEADAETTEGTPGHQDPAGPNANTNTTQTYHSHSNESGTVAGGQAGETEMEREGGGDEEEGVHGRLGGSDNGGIPTPDDGRPMSRDTNNLVENGTLPILRLAHFFLLNDEEDEEHPRGLTKEQIDILATRTYGQASLEGEAGRACSVCINDYAQGNKLRRLPCAHEFHIHCIDRWLSENNTCPICRQPILPAHQD; encoded by the exons ATGGATAGTGTTGTTTTGACATGGTTTATGGCTAAAG CGGATTCCATGGTGATGGACCCTCCTAGCGGGCAAGACGAGCGGCGGCGTCAGGCAGAGCGTCTTCGACGGGAGGAGGCGTACTATCACTTCATCAACGAGCTGAGTGAGGAAGAGTACCGCCTTATGAGAGACAGCAACCTGCTGGGCACACCTG GTGAGGTGACAGCGGAGGAGCTACGGCAGCGCCTGGACGGGGCAAAGGAGCGTGTGTCATCTCAGCCCCGTCCTGAACCACTCCCACAGAACACTGAGgccggagaggaggaggggagcagcattgagggggaggagagcgagggaggggcaG CTACTGCTGAGCCGGGAGCAGAGACGTCTAACGGCGACTCACTGCTGGAGTGGCTGAACACCTTCCGACGCACAGGGAACGCCACGCGCAGTGGCCAGAGCGGCAACCAGACGTGGCGCGCGGTCAGCCGCACCAACCCCAACAGTGGAGAGTTCCGCTTCAGCCTGGAGATCAACATCAACCATGAGCAGCCAGAGCCAGGGGAGCACAGTGATGCCCCCGACCCCTCAGAGctgtcccctgtcccccctcCATCCACAGCCTCCTCAGCCTCCATACGCACTGCCCCCTACACCCCTGCCCGGCCCTCCCCCTATCCCTTACCTCGAGCCACCCAGGGCAGGAGGGCTCAGATCCGCCGTACACGCAGTAGTACCACCATCCCTCTGACTCCCGCACCCCTCACCACACCCCTGCCCCCCCCTACTGCACTAAGCGGTACAGCAGCCCTCAACCTCCCACCACCCCCAGTCCCCATCACCCCCCCTATCCTTCAGGATCAAATAAGCCCTCCACAGCTCCAACCCCCAAGCAGAGCTTCCTCCCCAGGGGAGGGGCAGGATGAGGGGTTACCTACCCTGGACTTCCCCCGTGTACCGCCCCAGTCTGGCCCCCAGGTGGCGTCTGTGGGGCGTGAGCCTCGTAGCAGCAGGACTCGATCTCGCGGCCGGACCCGCAGGGCTGCAGCAGGAGGTGGGACTACCTCCCGGTCATCTAGGAGACGCAGCCGCTCCCCTCTTCAGAGAAACCCCGCCCCTAACTCGGCTACCTTGCCTCCTAGTGGTGGGAATGGAAATGGTGTCTCTAATAATGGCCACACTGCTGAGCCCGGAAACAGAACTGCTTCTGTCTCCATGGAGACCGGTGAGGCCGTGTCAGAGCCAGCTGTACTAGCAGAGCCTGGCCCAGAGGCAGGTGAGCAGGAGGGAGAGGCACACTCGGCCGGGTCGGGGGGTGCAGGGGGGGTGCGGCGCCACCCCACCATCATGCTGGATCTGCAGGTGCGGCGCATCCGACCGGGAGAGAACCGGGACCGGGACAGCATCGCCAGCCGAACCCGTTCCCGGGCCCGCGCCGCCGAGAACACTGTCACCTTCGAGAGCGACAGCGGGGGCTTCCGGCGCACAATCTCCCGCTCGGAGCGGGCCGGGATCCGGACCTACGTCAGCACCATCCGGATCCCTCTGAGGAGGATCAGTGAGACTGGATTGGGGGAGCCCAGCTCCACCGCCCTGCGCTCCATCCTCAGACAGATCATGACCGGCTTCGGGGAGCTCAGCTCCCTCATGGAGACGGAGGCTGACGCTGAGACCACCGAGGGTACTCCCGGTCACCAGGACCCTGCAGGACCCAATGCTAACACCAACACCACACAGACTTACCATAGCCACAGTAATGAGAGTGGAACTGTGGCTGGAGGCCaggcaggagagacagagatggagagagagggggggggtgatgagGAGGAAGGAGTGCATGGGAGGTTAGGTGGGAGTGACAACGGTGGAATCCCAACCCCCGATGATGGTCGGCCGATGAGCAGGGACACAAACAACCTGGTAGAGAACGGCACGCTGCCCATCCTGCGGCTGGCCCACTTCTTCCTGCTCAAcgacgaggaggacgaggagcaCCCGCGCGGCCTGACCAAAGAGCAGATTGACATACTAGCCACGCGCACCTATGGCCAGGCCAGCCTGGAGGGGGAAGCGGGGCGCGCCTGCAGTGTCTGTATCAACGACTATGCCCAAGGGAACAAACTGCGCCGCCTGCCCTGCGCCCACGAGTTCCACATCCACTGCATCGACCGCTGGCTCTCTGAGAACAACACCTGCCCCATCTGCAGGCAGCCCATCCTCCCTGCTCACCAGGACTga
- the cdk8 gene encoding cyclin-dependent kinase 8 isoform X2, producing the protein MESAVAHRGRKDDKDYALKQIEGTGISMSACREIALLRELKHPNVISLQKVFLSHADRKVWLLFDYAEHDLWHIIKFHRASKANKKPLQLPRGMVKSLLYQILDGIHYLHANWVLHRDLKPANILVMGEGPERGRVKIADMGFARLFNSPLKPLADLDPVVVTFWYRAPELLLGARHYTKAIDIWAIGCIFAELLTSEPIFHCRQEDIKTSNPYHHDQLDRIFNVMGFPAEKDWEDIKKMPEHSTLMKDFRRNTYTNCSLIKYMEKHKVKPDSKAFHLLQKLLTMDPIRRITSEQAMQDPYFLEEPLPTSDVFAGCQIPYPKREFLTEEEPEDKAEKVRNKNQQQGNNHTNGAGHTGNPDNSHAQGPPLKKVRVVPPVTTSSGLIMTSDYQRSNPHAAYQNPGPSTSLPQNSIGYSSTSQQPPQYSHQTHRY; encoded by the exons ATGGAATCCGCTGTGGCACACAGAGGGCG GAAGGATGATAAGGACTACGCCCTCAAGCAGATTGAAGGCACTGGCATCTCTATGTCGGCCTGCAGAGAGATTGCA TTACTGCGGGAGCTGAAGCATCCTAATGTGATCTCACTGCAGAAGGTGTTCCTGTCACACGCAGACCGCAAAGTCTGGCTGCTCTTCGACTATGCTGAGCATGATCTCTGG cACATCATAAAGTTCCACAGGGCGTCCAAGGCTAATAAGAAGCCCCTGCAACTGCCCAGGGGGATGGTCAAGTCCCTGCTCTACCAGATCCTGGACGGCATCCATTACTTACACGCCAACTGGGTCCTACACAGAGACCTG AAACCTGCAAACATCCTAGTGATGGGGGAGGGGCCGGAGAGGGGTCGAGTAAAGATCG CGGACATGGGCTTTGCCCGCCTCTTTAACTCACCACTGAAGCCTTTAGCAGATCTGGACCCTGTGGTGGTCACCTTCTGGTACAGGGCACCAGAGCTACTGCTAGGTGCCAGGCACTACACCAAAGCCATCG ACATTTGGGCGATTGGCTGCATCTTTGCCGAGCTGTTGACGTCTGAGCCCATCTTCCACTGTCGCCAAGAGGACATCAAGACCAGTAACCCCTACCACCACGACCAGCTGGACCGCATCTTCAACGTCATGGGCTTCCCCGCTG AGAAGGACTGGGAAGACATCAAGAAGATGCCGGAGCACTCCACTCTGATGAAAGACTTCAGGAGGAACAC GTATACAAACTGCAGCCTTATAAAATACATGGAGAAACACAAAGTCAAACCAGACAGCAAAGCATTCCACTTG CTCCAGAAGCTGCTGACTATGGACCCGATCCGCAGGATCACATCTGAGCAGGCCATGCAGGACCCTTACTTCCTGGAGGAACCACTGCCCACCTCAGA tgtgtttgcagGCTGCCAGATCCCATACCCCAAGAGGGAGTTCCTGACAGAGGAGGAACCAGAGGATAAGGCAGAGAAAGTCAGAAAT AAGAACCAGCAGCAGGGGAACAACCACACCAACGGGGCAGGACATACTGGTAACCCTGACAACAGCCACGCACAGGGCCCTCCCCTAAAGAAGGTGCGAGTGGTCCCGCCCGTCACTACCTCAAGTGGCCTCATTATGACCTCAGACTACCAG
- the rnf6 gene encoding E3 ubiquitin-protein ligase RNF6 isoform X2, which produces MVMDPPSGQDERRRQAERLRREEAYYHFINELSEEEYRLMRDSNLLGTPGEVTAEELRQRLDGAKERVSSQPRPEPLPQNTEAGEEEGSSIEGEESEGGAATAEPGAETSNGDSLLEWLNTFRRTGNATRSGQSGNQTWRAVSRTNPNSGEFRFSLEININHEQPEPGEHSDAPDPSELSPVPPPSTASSASIRTAPYTPARPSPYPLPRATQGRRAQIRRTRSSTTIPLTPAPLTTPLPPPTALSGTAALNLPPPPVPITPPILQDQISPPQLQPPSRASSPGEGQDEGLPTLDFPRVPPQSGPQVASVGREPRSSRTRSRGRTRRAAAGGGTTSRSSRRRSRSPLQRNPAPNSATLPPSGGNGNGVSNNGHTAEPGNRTASVSMETGEAVSEPAVLAEPGPEAGEQEGEAHSAGSGGAGGVRRHPTIMLDLQVRRIRPGENRDRDSIASRTRSRARAAENTVTFESDSGGFRRTISRSERAGIRTYVSTIRIPLRRISETGLGEPSSTALRSILRQIMTGFGELSSLMETEADAETTEGTPGHQDPAGPNANTNTTQTYHSHSNESGTVAGGQAGETEMEREGGGDEEEGVHGRLGGSDNGGIPTPDDGRPMSRDTNNLVENGTLPILRLAHFFLLNDEEDEEHPRGLTKEQIDILATRTYGQASLEGEAGRACSVCINDYAQGNKLRRLPCAHEFHIHCIDRWLSENNTCPICRQPILPAHQD; this is translated from the exons ATGGTGATGGACCCTCCTAGCGGGCAAGACGAGCGGCGGCGTCAGGCAGAGCGTCTTCGACGGGAGGAGGCGTACTATCACTTCATCAACGAGCTGAGTGAGGAAGAGTACCGCCTTATGAGAGACAGCAACCTGCTGGGCACACCTG GTGAGGTGACAGCGGAGGAGCTACGGCAGCGCCTGGACGGGGCAAAGGAGCGTGTGTCATCTCAGCCCCGTCCTGAACCACTCCCACAGAACACTGAGgccggagaggaggaggggagcagcattgagggggaggagagcgagggaggggcaG CTACTGCTGAGCCGGGAGCAGAGACGTCTAACGGCGACTCACTGCTGGAGTGGCTGAACACCTTCCGACGCACAGGGAACGCCACGCGCAGTGGCCAGAGCGGCAACCAGACGTGGCGCGCGGTCAGCCGCACCAACCCCAACAGTGGAGAGTTCCGCTTCAGCCTGGAGATCAACATCAACCATGAGCAGCCAGAGCCAGGGGAGCACAGTGATGCCCCCGACCCCTCAGAGctgtcccctgtcccccctcCATCCACAGCCTCCTCAGCCTCCATACGCACTGCCCCCTACACCCCTGCCCGGCCCTCCCCCTATCCCTTACCTCGAGCCACCCAGGGCAGGAGGGCTCAGATCCGCCGTACACGCAGTAGTACCACCATCCCTCTGACTCCCGCACCCCTCACCACACCCCTGCCCCCCCCTACTGCACTAAGCGGTACAGCAGCCCTCAACCTCCCACCACCCCCAGTCCCCATCACCCCCCCTATCCTTCAGGATCAAATAAGCCCTCCACAGCTCCAACCCCCAAGCAGAGCTTCCTCCCCAGGGGAGGGGCAGGATGAGGGGTTACCTACCCTGGACTTCCCCCGTGTACCGCCCCAGTCTGGCCCCCAGGTGGCGTCTGTGGGGCGTGAGCCTCGTAGCAGCAGGACTCGATCTCGCGGCCGGACCCGCAGGGCTGCAGCAGGAGGTGGGACTACCTCCCGGTCATCTAGGAGACGCAGCCGCTCCCCTCTTCAGAGAAACCCCGCCCCTAACTCGGCTACCTTGCCTCCTAGTGGTGGGAATGGAAATGGTGTCTCTAATAATGGCCACACTGCTGAGCCCGGAAACAGAACTGCTTCTGTCTCCATGGAGACCGGTGAGGCCGTGTCAGAGCCAGCTGTACTAGCAGAGCCTGGCCCAGAGGCAGGTGAGCAGGAGGGAGAGGCACACTCGGCCGGGTCGGGGGGTGCAGGGGGGGTGCGGCGCCACCCCACCATCATGCTGGATCTGCAGGTGCGGCGCATCCGACCGGGAGAGAACCGGGACCGGGACAGCATCGCCAGCCGAACCCGTTCCCGGGCCCGCGCCGCCGAGAACACTGTCACCTTCGAGAGCGACAGCGGGGGCTTCCGGCGCACAATCTCCCGCTCGGAGCGGGCCGGGATCCGGACCTACGTCAGCACCATCCGGATCCCTCTGAGGAGGATCAGTGAGACTGGATTGGGGGAGCCCAGCTCCACCGCCCTGCGCTCCATCCTCAGACAGATCATGACCGGCTTCGGGGAGCTCAGCTCCCTCATGGAGACGGAGGCTGACGCTGAGACCACCGAGGGTACTCCCGGTCACCAGGACCCTGCAGGACCCAATGCTAACACCAACACCACACAGACTTACCATAGCCACAGTAATGAGAGTGGAACTGTGGCTGGAGGCCaggcaggagagacagagatggagagagagggggggggtgatgagGAGGAAGGAGTGCATGGGAGGTTAGGTGGGAGTGACAACGGTGGAATCCCAACCCCCGATGATGGTCGGCCGATGAGCAGGGACACAAACAACCTGGTAGAGAACGGCACGCTGCCCATCCTGCGGCTGGCCCACTTCTTCCTGCTCAAcgacgaggaggacgaggagcaCCCGCGCGGCCTGACCAAAGAGCAGATTGACATACTAGCCACGCGCACCTATGGCCAGGCCAGCCTGGAGGGGGAAGCGGGGCGCGCCTGCAGTGTCTGTATCAACGACTATGCCCAAGGGAACAAACTGCGCCGCCTGCCCTGCGCCCACGAGTTCCACATCCACTGCATCGACCGCTGGCTCTCTGAGAACAACACCTGCCCCATCTGCAGGCAGCCCATCCTCCCTGCTCACCAGGACTga